A single genomic interval of Aegicerativicinus sediminis harbors:
- a CDS encoding enoyl-ACP reductase FabI — translation MAYNLLKGKKGIIFGALDENSIAWKTAERVHEEGGSFVLTNAPIAMRMGQIKDLAEKTGSEIVPADATNLEDLEKLVQQSMEILGGKLDFVLHSIGMSVNVRKGRAYTDQNYDWTQKGHDVSALSFHKVMQVLYKQDAMNEWGSIVALTYMAAQRVFPDYNDMADNKAYLESIARSFGYFFGKDKKVRVNTISQSPTPTTAGQGVKGFDGFIAYADKMSPLGNATALDCANYTVTLFSDLTKKVTLQNLYNDGGFSNMGVSNEVMESFLEDK, via the coding sequence ATGGCATACAATTTACTTAAAGGGAAAAAAGGAATCATTTTTGGTGCTTTAGACGAAAATTCTATTGCTTGGAAAACTGCAGAAAGAGTGCACGAAGAAGGTGGTTCTTTTGTGTTGACGAATGCTCCAATCGCAATGAGAATGGGACAAATTAAAGATTTAGCGGAAAAAACAGGGTCAGAGATTGTTCCTGCCGATGCTACCAATCTAGAAGATTTGGAAAAACTGGTTCAACAATCCATGGAAATATTAGGAGGAAAGTTAGATTTCGTGCTTCATTCCATTGGTATGTCGGTAAATGTTAGAAAAGGTAGAGCCTATACGGATCAAAATTATGATTGGACTCAAAAAGGTCATGATGTTTCAGCCTTGTCCTTTCACAAAGTAATGCAAGTACTTTATAAGCAAGATGCAATGAATGAGTGGGGTAGTATTGTTGCCTTGACCTACATGGCGGCACAACGTGTTTTCCCAGATTATAATGATATGGCTGACAACAAAGCTTATTTAGAAAGCATTGCCCGTAGTTTTGGTTATTTCTTCGGAAAAGACAAAAAAGTAAGAGTAAATACAATTTCCCAGTCACCAACTCCAACAACTGCTGGACAAGGTGTTAAAGGTTTTGATGGATTTATTGCATACGCGGATAAAATGTCTCCTCTCGGCAACGCAACCGCTTTGGATTGCGCAAATTATACAGTCACCCTATTTAGTGATTTAACTAAAAAAGTTACTCTTCAGAATTTATATAATGATGGTGGCTTCAGTAATATGGGCGTCAGTAATGAGGTAATGGAATCTTTTTTGGAGGATAAATAG
- the recN gene encoding DNA repair protein RecN has translation MLKSLTIKNYALIDDLSVNFQPGFNIITGETGAGKSILLEGLSLVLGKRADLSAIKDDSKKCIIEATFNIESYQLKPIFKEEDLDYEPNTIFRREILPSGKSRSFVNDTPVNLSSMQLLGEQLLDIHSQHQTLELTDDDFQFRLIDALADNSNLLVDYSRRLVDFKKLNKEIEGLRRTKSDLIKEYDYNTFLLNELLEAKLNNGELEELENELDVLQNAESILEHLSTTSKILSEEEMGILNLLRNAKFEINKIAGYNNNFQAILERIQSIYLELEDVSSEVAELMDTLETDPNRLQLVNDRISLINTLMHKHQVTEVSELIGIQNSLDSKILESDSIDESLKLKEFQKEVLQKELEKLSRTISENRSSVLPDLISKLKNILSSLGMPNSDFKVVLRQTDQFFHNGSDTLEFLFTANKGGNYLELKKAASGGELSRIMLAMKAIISQYIKLPTIIFDEIDTGVSGEISDKMGVTMKEMSKFMQVFSITHLPQIAAKGDHHFKVFKTEVDNVTSTFLKKLSAEERITEIASMLGGPKSSNSAIAHAKELLN, from the coding sequence ATGCTTAAATCCTTAACCATAAAAAATTATGCCCTCATAGATGATTTGTCGGTTAATTTTCAACCAGGCTTTAATATAATTACTGGGGAAACAGGTGCGGGGAAATCTATTTTATTGGAGGGGTTGTCCTTGGTTTTAGGCAAGAGAGCTGATTTAAGTGCCATAAAAGATGATTCGAAAAAGTGTATTATTGAGGCAACGTTTAACATTGAATCTTACCAATTAAAGCCAATTTTTAAAGAAGAAGATTTAGATTATGAACCAAATACCATTTTCAGAAGAGAAATATTGCCTTCGGGTAAGTCTCGCTCATTTGTAAATGATACCCCGGTTAACCTTAGTTCAATGCAACTCTTAGGTGAGCAGTTGTTGGATATTCATTCGCAGCATCAAACTTTAGAATTAACAGACGACGATTTTCAATTCCGATTGATCGATGCATTAGCCGATAACTCTAATCTTTTGGTTGATTACAGTCGTCGGTTGGTGGATTTCAAAAAACTGAATAAAGAAATAGAAGGATTAAGAAGGACAAAGTCAGATTTAATTAAGGAATATGACTATAATACCTTTCTCCTAAATGAGCTTTTGGAAGCCAAACTAAATAATGGCGAACTTGAAGAGTTAGAAAATGAATTGGATGTATTGCAAAATGCAGAGAGTATTTTAGAGCATCTCAGTACAACCAGTAAGATTTTATCTGAGGAGGAGATGGGGATTCTTAATTTATTGAGGAATGCAAAGTTTGAAATCAATAAAATTGCCGGATATAATAATAATTTCCAAGCCATTTTGGAGCGCATTCAAAGTATTTACTTAGAGTTAGAAGATGTCTCCTCAGAAGTTGCGGAATTAATGGATACTTTAGAAACGGACCCTAACCGTTTACAATTGGTAAATGATCGAATTTCTTTGATTAATACATTAATGCACAAACATCAGGTAACTGAAGTTTCAGAACTTATCGGTATTCAGAATAGCTTAGACTCTAAAATTCTTGAGTCTGATTCCATCGATGAAAGCTTAAAATTAAAAGAATTCCAAAAGGAAGTTCTTCAAAAGGAATTAGAGAAATTGAGCAGAACTATTAGTGAAAATAGAAGTTCAGTATTGCCCGATCTGATATCGAAACTCAAAAATATATTAAGTTCTTTGGGAATGCCGAATTCGGATTTTAAAGTTGTTCTTCGACAAACTGATCAATTTTTTCATAACGGGTCGGATACTTTGGAATTTTTATTTACTGCAAATAAAGGTGGCAACTACCTAGAATTGAAAAAGGCTGCTTCTGGCGGTGAGTTGTCTAGAATTATGTTAGCCATGAAGGCCATAATTTCGCAATATATTAAACTCCCAACCATAATTTTTGATGAGATAGATACGGGTGTTTCAGGCGAAATTTCTGATAAAATGGGGGTTACAATGAAAGAGATGAGCAAATTTATGCAGGTTTTTTCCATTACCCACTTACCCCAAATTGCGGCTAAGGGAGACCATCATTTTAAAGTGTTTAAAACTGAGGTAGATAATGTTACTTCAACATTCTTGAAAAAACTTTCAGCGGAAGAGCGTATAACTGAAATCGCTTCAATGCTAGGTGGCCCCAAATCTTCAAACTCCGCTATTGCCCATGCAAAGGAATTATTGAATTAA
- the porD gene encoding type IX secretion system protein PorD has protein sequence MLYKLVLFFIAIGFSTFCYGQELNCKLVVNAMQTGNEQNQIFKTLERQLNEFINNTQWTNKNAKPQERIDCSMVVTIQDYSSDIFRATLQIQSSRPVFNSTYTTPIYNFNDRDFTFQYLEFQNLVYNPSQYESNLISVLTFHINMILGIDADTFELMGGETYFKQAQTILNYTQQNNYKGWKAEDGQQTRFMLIDQMLSNQYKEFRDAMYKYHRLGLDEMSTDAKEGKQSIADAIADLRTMNNRRPNSFLLRVFFDAKASEIEEIFSDGPSITITTVMDNLNRIAPTHASKWRNISY, from the coding sequence ATGTTATATAAATTAGTGCTTTTTTTCATAGCCATCGGTTTTAGCACATTTTGTTATGGGCAAGAACTTAATTGCAAATTGGTCGTTAATGCCATGCAAACGGGTAATGAACAAAATCAAATTTTTAAGACCTTAGAGAGACAATTAAATGAGTTTATAAATAACACACAGTGGACAAATAAAAACGCAAAGCCCCAAGAGCGAATTGATTGTAGTATGGTGGTGACCATTCAAGATTATAGCTCGGATATTTTTAGGGCAACTTTGCAAATTCAATCCTCAAGACCAGTTTTTAATTCAACTTATACAACTCCTATTTACAATTTTAATGATAGGGATTTTACATTTCAGTATTTAGAATTTCAGAATTTGGTATATAACCCTTCACAATACGAATCTAATTTGATATCTGTGTTAACCTTCCATATTAATATGATTTTGGGTATAGACGCTGATACCTTTGAACTAATGGGTGGAGAAACTTATTTTAAGCAAGCACAAACAATTCTTAATTATACTCAACAGAACAACTACAAGGGTTGGAAAGCTGAAGATGGGCAGCAGACAAGATTTATGTTAATCGACCAAATGCTATCAAATCAGTATAAAGAATTTAGGGATGCTATGTACAAATATCATAGGCTTGGCTTGGATGAGATGAGTACAGATGCTAAAGAAGGCAAACAATCTATAGCCGATGCCATCGCAGATTTGCGTACCATGAACAATAGAAGGCCAAATAGTTTTTTGTTGCGGGTATTTTTTGATGCGAAAGCGTCAGAAATTGAAGAAATTTTTAGTGATGGTCCTTCTATTACAATTACAACCGTGATGGATAATCTTAATCGAATTGCTCCAACACACGCTTCGAAATGGAGAAATATTAGTTACTAA
- the coaBC gene encoding bifunctional phosphopantothenoylcysteine decarboxylase/phosphopantothenate--cysteine ligase CoaBC → MSFLSGKRILLGITAGIAAYKTASLVRLFIKCGAEVKVVMTPSAKDFITPLTLSTLSKNPVYSSFTSEEDENEVWNNHVELGLWADFFVIAPTTANTLAKMANGICDNLLMATYLSAKCPIYFAPAMDLDMYKHESTKTSIERLQEFGNILIPPGTGELASGLVGEGRMAEPEEIVEFIENSISSNLALNGITVLITAGPTYEAIDPVRFIGNHSSGKMGYAIAEAALKFGARVILVSGPTSESLSHKNLTIVDVMGAEEMYQNVHKYFGESDIAILSAAVADYRPKTVSKQKIKKQDSTFSIELVKTKDILASLGEIKKEKFLVGFALETENELYNAKKKLANKNLDLIVLNSLNDDGAGFGTLTNKVTFITAQGDVFEEGLKSKMEVAEDLIKLIVTSYVI, encoded by the coding sequence ATGTCTTTTTTAAGCGGCAAGCGCATACTGTTAGGTATTACGGCAGGCATTGCCGCTTATAAAACGGCATCTTTAGTTAGGCTTTTTATTAAGTGTGGGGCTGAAGTTAAGGTGGTAATGACACCTTCAGCCAAAGATTTTATAACTCCACTTACTTTATCCACACTCTCAAAAAATCCAGTTTATTCATCATTTACTTCAGAGGAAGATGAAAATGAGGTATGGAACAACCATGTTGAATTAGGTCTCTGGGCTGATTTTTTTGTAATTGCGCCAACGACGGCTAATACTTTAGCCAAAATGGCCAATGGTATTTGCGACAATTTATTGATGGCAACTTACCTTTCCGCCAAATGCCCAATTTATTTTGCTCCAGCAATGGACTTAGATATGTACAAGCATGAATCTACTAAGACCTCCATTGAAAGATTACAAGAATTTGGCAATATATTGATACCTCCAGGAACGGGAGAATTGGCGAGTGGTTTGGTCGGTGAAGGCAGAATGGCAGAGCCAGAAGAAATTGTTGAATTTATTGAGAACTCAATATCCAGTAATTTAGCGCTAAACGGCATAACCGTTTTAATTACGGCCGGACCTACTTATGAGGCCATTGATCCAGTAAGGTTCATTGGTAATCATAGCAGTGGTAAAATGGGGTATGCGATTGCAGAGGCGGCATTAAAATTTGGAGCTAGGGTAATTTTAGTTTCTGGACCAACTTCAGAATCCCTTAGCCATAAAAATCTTACCATTGTGGATGTGATGGGTGCCGAGGAAATGTATCAAAACGTTCATAAATATTTTGGCGAATCGGACATTGCTATTTTATCAGCCGCGGTTGCCGATTACCGTCCAAAAACTGTTTCCAAACAAAAAATAAAAAAGCAAGATTCCACGTTTAGTATAGAACTAGTAAAGACTAAAGACATCCTTGCTTCTTTGGGAGAAATTAAAAAAGAAAAGTTTTTGGTTGGTTTTGCATTGGAAACAGAAAATGAGTTATACAACGCAAAGAAAAAACTGGCTAATAAAAATTTAGACCTAATTGTACTAAATTCTTTAAATGATGATGGTGCGGGTTTTGGAACCTTAACAAATAAAGTTACATTTATAACGGCGCAAGGCGATGTTTTCGAGGAAGGTTTAAAATCAAAAATGGAGGTTGCGGAAGACTTAATTAAACTTATAGTTACTTCTTATGTTATATAA
- a CDS encoding DNA-directed RNA polymerase subunit omega, translated as MDLKKTNAPVTTVTYDRNVLDEPTNNIYEAISVISKRAEQINTEIRRELIDKLEEFATYNDSLEEIFENKEQIEVSKFYEKLPKPHALAIQEWLEDKIYYRFTDDTQQA; from the coding sequence ATGGATCTTAAAAAAACAAATGCGCCTGTTACTACTGTTACTTATGACAGAAATGTTTTGGATGAACCTACCAATAACATTTACGAGGCTATCTCTGTGATATCGAAAAGGGCAGAACAGATCAATACTGAAATTAGACGCGAACTAATTGATAAATTAGAAGAATTTGCAACTTATAATGACAGTTTGGAAGAGATTTTCGAGAACAAGGAGCAGATAGAAGTTTCCAAGTTTTACGAGAAACTTCCTAAACCGCATGCCTTAGCCATCCAAGAGTGGTTAGAGGATAAAATTTACTATCGCTTTACTGACGATACTCAACAAGCATAA
- a CDS encoding outer membrane protein assembly factor BamD codes for MRNFFLLLLGITVLTSCSDFQKVLKSEDIAEKYKFGSDLYDQGKYSKANRLFAQIVPSYRGKPQAERLMYLYAKTFYEMKDYHLAGYQFERFAESYPKSEKAEEAAFLGAKSYYELSPIYSKEQKETHEAIDKLQLFVNQYPDSEYLEEANKLVNELDYKLQKKAFEIAKQYNTTANFDSSDYEASIAAFEDFLFEYPGSSFREDAMYYRFDSAYQLAINSIEYKKKNRLDTAKTYYDALLRYYPETKYKDALVEMSSNMEAAMAQYNTKS; via the coding sequence ATGAGGAATTTTTTTCTTTTATTATTAGGAATCACCGTTTTAACTTCATGTAGCGATTTCCAAAAGGTCTTGAAATCTGAGGATATTGCTGAAAAGTATAAATTCGGTTCAGATTTATACGACCAAGGCAAATACTCTAAGGCGAATAGATTGTTTGCCCAAATTGTGCCTAGTTATAGAGGTAAACCACAAGCGGAAAGGTTGATGTATTTATATGCTAAAACCTTCTATGAAATGAAGGATTATCACCTTGCAGGTTATCAATTCGAACGTTTTGCCGAATCCTACCCTAAAAGTGAAAAGGCGGAAGAGGCAGCATTTTTAGGTGCCAAAAGTTATTATGAACTTTCTCCTATTTATAGTAAAGAACAAAAAGAAACACACGAAGCCATAGATAAATTACAGTTATTCGTTAACCAATACCCAGATTCAGAATATCTTGAAGAGGCAAATAAATTGGTGAACGAATTAGATTATAAACTTCAGAAGAAGGCTTTTGAAATTGCGAAGCAATACAATACAACTGCTAATTTTGATTCTTCTGATTATGAAGCATCAATAGCTGCTTTTGAGGATTTTCTTTTTGAATATCCCGGTTCTAGTTTTCGTGAGGATGCAATGTACTATCGTTTCGATTCTGCATATCAGTTGGCAATTAATAGTATAGAGTACAAGAAAAAAAATAGATTGGATACTGCAAAAACTTATTACGATGCTTTATTGCGGTATTATCCAGAGACAAAATACAAAGATGCTTTGGTAGAAATGAGTAGCAATATGGAGGCTGCCATGGCACAATACAATACTAAAAGTTAA
- the dapA gene encoding 4-hydroxy-tetrahydrodipicolinate synthase, which yields MKQFYGTGIAIVTPFKEDFSIDHEALASIVDYNIKNGVDYIVICGTTGESVTTTREEKKQLVATINEANNNRVPMVYGIGGNNTQAVIEEIKTTDLSLMEGLLSVSPYYSKPQQEGIYQHFKAVGKASPIPVILYNVPGRTSSNMLPETTLRLAKDVDNIVAVKEAGNNVAQYLKLLQHKPEDFLILSGDDDLALGVILAGGAGVISVIGQGLPKEFTSMVNLGLVGKATEAYKYHFDLMDLTSLIFKENNPAGIKGVLSQLGYCRDTVRLPLVPATDSLKVEIRTALKKLNYIN from the coding sequence ATGAAACAGTTTTATGGCACAGGTATAGCCATTGTAACCCCCTTTAAAGAAGATTTCTCAATTGATCATGAGGCTCTGGCTTCAATAGTGGATTACAACATAAAGAATGGAGTAGATTATATTGTTATATGTGGTACAACGGGCGAAAGTGTTACGACAACTCGGGAGGAGAAGAAACAGTTGGTCGCTACAATAAACGAAGCGAACAATAACCGTGTTCCCATGGTTTATGGAATTGGTGGAAATAATACCCAAGCGGTCATAGAGGAAATAAAGACAACAGATTTAAGTTTGATGGAGGGCTTGCTTTCGGTATCACCTTATTATAGCAAACCTCAACAAGAAGGTATTTATCAGCATTTCAAGGCGGTTGGCAAGGCTTCGCCAATTCCTGTAATCCTTTATAACGTTCCTGGTAGGACTTCCTCTAACATGCTTCCTGAAACCACTTTACGACTGGCAAAGGACGTTGATAATATAGTTGCTGTTAAAGAAGCAGGTAATAATGTGGCACAGTATTTAAAGTTATTACAACATAAGCCTGAAGATTTTTTGATTTTGTCTGGAGATGATGATTTGGCTTTAGGAGTAATATTGGCTGGTGGAGCAGGGGTTATTTCGGTAATCGGGCAAGGCTTGCCAAAAGAATTTACATCCATGGTTAACCTAGGTTTAGTAGGAAAAGCCACCGAAGCTTATAAATATCATTTTGATTTAATGGATTTAACTTCACTTATATTTAAAGAAAACAATCCAGCTGGTATAAAAGGTGTTTTAAGCCAATTGGGATATTGTAGAGACACAGTAAGATTGCCTTTGGTGCCGGCAACAGACTCTTTAAAAGTAGAAATCCGTACTGCACTTAAAAAATTAAATTATATAAATTAA
- a CDS encoding DUF6913 domain-containing protein, translating into MVLKAFKARSNQKYIERLLATRIPSVNDNKVSSVGVILHLDEFSNFEQFRNFFKSIDLRPNRVKIIAYSHDEPMIDKLWDSYFNAKDIGWKGNIANTELETFLNQPFDLLISYYKKPELELDLITAKSTANLKVGLSTEDPRLYDLIIDLETNQFDLFTKELLKYLRVLNKLLPESKINAEQL; encoded by the coding sequence ATGGTTTTAAAGGCTTTTAAGGCTAGATCAAATCAAAAATATATCGAAAGATTGCTCGCAACCCGCATACCTTCTGTTAATGACAACAAGGTAAGTTCGGTTGGGGTAATCTTGCATTTAGATGAGTTTTCAAATTTTGAACAGTTTCGGAATTTTTTTAAATCAATTGATTTACGCCCAAATCGGGTTAAGATTATTGCATATTCTCATGACGAACCTATGATTGACAAATTATGGGATTCTTATTTTAATGCAAAGGATATTGGTTGGAAAGGGAATATTGCGAATACCGAATTGGAGACATTTTTAAACCAACCTTTCGACCTTTTGATTTCCTATTATAAAAAGCCAGAACTTGAGTTAGATCTAATAACGGCAAAATCGACGGCTAATTTAAAGGTAGGATTATCGACAGAAGATCCTCGGCTTTACGATTTAATAATAGATTTAGAAACAAACCAATTTGATCTTTTTACTAAAGAATTGCTTAAATATTTAAGAGTGTTGAACAAGCTCTTACCAGAGTCAAAAATCAATGCTGAACAACTATAA